AGGCTGCTGGTGTTCGGTCTCAGCCAAAGGTTCCGCCCCCACGCAGGATAGCTCAGCCCTTACTTCTTGTGCCATATAAAGGATCACCTGCATCACGAGGGTCAGAACAAAGCCAGACCTCCACCAGGAGCTCTCTTCCAGGAATCAGTCACCCTCCAGGTCAGTGTACCTATGCACTTTTTCATTTCTATACTCTATGAAGCTATGAGTGGTTTGAGTATTCTAAAAACTATCAGTTATGCTCAAATAATCCATACGCATGTTGTGTTATGACAGCAAacatatatatgatatatatgtaaatatatatatgtatatatagaaatatatatggattacatgtgtgtgttttatgtgttttatatatatatatggattatatatatatatatggattatatatacatatgtaaataaatatatatatatatatatatatatatatatatggattttgtttcaactttTTCTCATGAGAAATTTGTCTGTATCACACATACAGCTTGATAATGAGAAAGTCAAACATTCTTTTAGATAGAGAGAACTTTGTACATGAAAGTACATGAAAACACCCTCCTTCTAAATACCAATTAAAATCCTTATATCTTAGGTGGGAATAATGCATGTTCTTCTCCATTCATGTTTAGTGGGCAGGTCCCTATTTAAACacctctgtcctgtttcctaTCTACAGCTCTTATCGCCGTTGTTCACATTTGTATTACAGCTACAGTTCCATTGTATTTTAAGTTTCATTGCCATTCTTGCATTTTGAGATTATGTTACCGTATGAAAATACATTTGCATTCAAGTCCTGTTACAGATAACACAAGAGGGTAAAACAAGATGAGCCTGTTCCAATCAGGACAGTGTTAGAGATACCGGGCATCCCTTTACAGGCAGGGAGTTTCATTTCAGCTGAAGCAGAGAGAGACCATGCGGCAAACAGCTGCAGTGTTTTACGTAAAAAAATAAGAATCGCTTTGGCCATGAAGTTGTGCTTCACCACAGCTTTCCAGCGCTAAGCAGTCTGTCACTTGATGCAGTGCAGCAAAGAAAGAGGCTTACATCCAATATGTCAAATGTGAAATTCAAATACCTAATAAACCTATCAtccataataatacataatcatccatccatccatccactttccatGAGTGCTTATCTAGAACATGGTCACGGTAAGCCTATCACAAGAGGCACAGAACATGAGGCAGGAGATATCCTAGAGGTAATGTGTCTATCACCTATACAATGAGATTTAAGCTTTTCCTTTTTAAAGTTTATGAAACTGCTCTGGTTTATGAACAATTTCTACAGTGTTTTATATTAATCTGGAAATGACTAATACAGTACGTTCGAATACGGGATTCTTAGTAATGATCATACAGATTGACAGGATACTGTCCATGTGTCTTCACTGCGGGACAGCAGTGAGTGCCTGCTCTTGTCTTTCATCACTGAATttcgcctctgcttccctcaCCAGAGGCCACCATGACATCCGTGTACTCCGTGCAGAGTCTCTCAGCCGGCTGCAGGCCCTCCTTTTCCAGCATGTCGCTCAGAGATAACAGGCTGGCCCTCTCCAGGGCACCGGCCACGTTCTCCGTCCGCTCCCTCTCCATGAGCGGAGATCTCAACAATCTCGGCAGCCATTCTCTCGAAGCCATGCAGGTCGGGGCCAACGATAAAGAGGCCATGCAGGGCCTCAACGTCCGCCTCGCCAAATACATGGAGAAGGTGCGCTCGCTGGAGAAGGCCAACGCCAACCTGGAGGAGAAGATCAAGCAGCTGATGCTTGAGAGAGCTCCGAAAGGGCGCGACATAGAATCCATGATGGTGAAGGTGCATGTGATTGAACAGGAGGTCAGTGTCCAGCACCCCTTAGTGTGAACTACTACTAGTAATGTAATGAGTGGTGTGTGGCTCCAGAGGTTAGGACTCATGAGCAGAAGGTTGCCGTGCTTAAATCAGTGTCTAGTCACCATttagcccttgagcaaggcccttaatcctaATTGCCTCAGGTACACTGTctgtccctgctctgtgatCCACGCTTTGACTGATCGTTTACTTTGGATAGAGGATTTGGTCTCCTAAttgaatgaataaaatgtaattgcTGCAGACTGTATCCCTTAATCCTAGCAAATTTAACGCAGGCAAGACTGAACACACCTGGGCTTGCAAATCCAAATCCATATAGGGTTCGCTCCGTTAGAAGAGTCTATTCCTATAGACAGCAGTGTGTTGTACATCCCAAGCACTGGTTTTGGTTCCAAACACCAGTTACTCATTAGCTGGCTTTAGCTTGTGGGATAAATGATCAGCCATAAAACAAACAACATTTGCATTCTGGTTCCTGGCGTCAAAGCTCTGTAAGGGACAACAGAAGCCTAAAGTGGAAGACAAAATGAATTATGTTGCAGGGAGAGTATTAGAATACACAAAGCGGGTACATTAGGAGAAGCAGAGCCCAGCGAATGGAATGCTTCATGACACGTTTCGATTCCCAATTCAGGTGAGGAAGAAGACACTGGAGAACGCCCGCATCATGCTGGAAATCGACAACGCCAAGCTGGCCGCCGATGACTTCAGAGTCAAGTAAGTACCTGTCTGTCCTTGGGAGCCTATCTGAGCTGGAAATGCGGCAGCAAACTCCCTTCCAACTGGATGCTTCTTTTGTTACAAAATTCTTGTAATGTAAGACTTTAATTGGTTGGGAgcaagacattttttttcctcctatTTCCTTTGGCATTGACTGGCTTTGCTAAAACTGATGTAATGTATGTGTGATATAGTCTCATTAAGCACATAATCTCTACTGTAGGTCATAATGATATTAAACTATTTTGATCTTGTCTGTTGCTAGGGCGTGGTTGGTCTCACAAATCACTTGTCTGATAATAGCCTTACACAACATCCCAAGCATTTAATCCATAGGCATGGATGACATGGGTTTTTGTATCGATGATGGTGGTACAGTAGAAATGGCTGTGTACTTTGAGAGGACAAGGACAAGGGCTTGTGCGCCGCGTGACACGTCTGCCCCTCTGCACAGATGGGAAGCGGAGATGGCATTGAGTCAGTCCGTGGAAGCAGACTGCCTCGCCTTGAGAAAGGCCAAAGCCGACCATGAGCAAATCATTGCCACACTGAAAGAAGACATGAAGAGCCTTCAGGACGGGCTACAGTTCCTCAAGAGGAACCATGAGGAGGTGAGCCATACCTCCTGGATCTGGGCACATTATGCAGATCAGCAAGGAGAGTGGAATCTAAGATCTGCTCCATCCCTGACAGATTCTCAAACTGATCTCTCATCAATCATTGACTTCTCATCAGCAAAATTACACAAGGAATCTTCAGATTATCCAACACATATGATAATTTAGAATTCCTCACTCTCAATGCATCTGTTTTTCGGTTTGGAAAGGGTTCCGTTTTCATTTCTAGAACCATCCCCCTGACATCTGGCATAGGTCTGAGATGCATTGttactgcttttatttttatgttttcatgCGAGTTTTGGACAGTGGGGTTAGTGGTGCTGCATGTGCAGACATGCGAAAAGCAGACACCCGGCCCTTTATGTTATCCTTTGGTGTGTCGTTGGCTTAAAATTTATACGCATGGTGTAATAATGGCACAAAGTTAGTAATCTGACCTTTATCAACCCTGTTACTGTGGGCAGTCAATTATTCATGCTAAGGGCATTAATTATGAAGGAGGAGTTTTCAACAGCTCTCTCCTCCGCGATATCCACACAGAACCTCTCTCCGCTTTCAGAACACGCAGAAACAAATACGATCTGTAgcctatctctctctctctctccctctctctcctcctctttcttcCTTGCTACAGGAGATAGCCAAGCTACGTGCTCAGTTGGCCACAGACCAGGTCAATGTGGAGGTGGACGCCAACcatggtccagatctgggagcgATATTGGCCAGCCTTAGGTCACAATATGAAGGCATTGTGCAGAAGAACAAGGACGATGTCGACGCTTGGTATAAGAAGAAGGTCAGTGGTTCTTCAGCCAGTGTTGactcatcattaatcaatcatcaTTAACTGTGATACACTTGCATAACACAGAAATATGTATACGGCAGATGAGATAATTTCTTTCACCATTGCGTGCATTGCCAGCAAGCGCAATGACGTACTTCATTCACATTGCGGCTGCTGTTTTGTTCCTACAGCTCGAGACCATGCAGAACGAGGTGCAGGAGGGCAGCGAGGCACTCCGCCTTGCTCAGAACGAGCTGAACGAGAGGAGACGCTTCCTCCAAGTCCTGGAGGTGGACCTGGACAGCCTACGGAAACAAGTAAGGGCCTGCTAAGCCCAGAGCCAGCCCAAGAaaacccctcccctcccctcccctatTAAATCTGTCCTAACCCAGGCCAAATAACAGTCCAATGTGCCCCACACCTGACCTCGGATGCTTCCGTGGACATGACTGTTACTTGCTatgtgttcattttttttttaaaaacattgttGGTGGTTCTCGAAATACTTGCCTGAAGAAACCATCAAACTGTTCTGGCATTTTGACCAACCCTCCACATTTATTTGCATTCAACATTTACTTCTGTTAGTCGTCACAGGAAATAAATTACTCATTCACTTCTGTTTTATGGTGAAATTTTACTGACGGTAATGATCTTTCATTTATCTGAGTGAAAGGAGATCGGATGCATAGTACGCCTAATATCCAGGCACATTTTATCAGATAAAAACTTCTCAAGGTCATTTTGCCAGTAAACCTGGggaattttttttcccagtagTTTCCACAACTGATAATGAGTAGAGGTGCAGTACTAcagtgtttacatttaaatcacaTTAGTTATTTGATAACTAAATTCCTCACTGGAATCCCGAGATACTCACAGCAACAGAAATATCTCAATTTTAGgacattttgtttattgtttatacATTCTCTGCATTATGCACAGGTGTATGATGCAGgcttctctctcccttcctctctctctctttcacactcatactctctctctttctctcacacCCTCTCTCTTCCTCGCTCTTTCACCCTCATACTCGTTCTCTCCCTTTCTCTTTCACCtttgtgctctctctctccctctttctctctctctctctctctctctctctcccgctaGGTGGCAGCTTTGGAGGGTAACCTGGGCGAAGTGACCCACAAGAACGCTGTGGATATGGAGCAGCTGCAGATGACCCTGTCGCAGCTTGAGGACACCCTGTCTCACCTGCGCCTTGATATGCAGAGCAACAAGACAGAGTACGAGCAACTGCTGCGCATCAAGCAGAACCTGGAAATGGAGATCGCGACCTACAGGAGGCTGCTGGAAGGAGAGGAAGTGTGAGTCCCTGCACCGATGTGGATGGCGGCAGTCAGGACAAGCTGTAGTGGCTCACGTTGGGTTCTGGGGGAAACCTTATGTAAGAAGCTGTGCAGATAACCAGTTCTTGGGTTGTGATCAACAGTGTTTATATTGATGTAAGTCggggttccccaattccagtcctggagagctagtCTGGAACACAGCTTGCAGATTTCTCTGCTCAGACACACCTGCTAAACCTGCTAATTAGCTCATGAGCTGAATAAGGTgagtttgagcagggaaatctatAAACTATGTTCCAGACtggcaacccaggatgggaacTGGGAAACTCTGCTGTAAGCCATTACGCACatgttcatatatatatacatcatataataatataatctTTCTCCTTTCTTTGTAGGGTTAAGGAAGTCCCTAAAAGTGagtattctttttttattaatgcaacttttttttttagtcttcCATGACTTAAGGGTACATGCCACAGTAATATCGACCAACCAACGCAGGTGCTCTCAGCATCAACAGATATTGATTTGTAGAAATGGAACACATGAAATTCAAAATATCCCAAAGCATTAAGAGATAGAAATACCTATGCCATTGCATATTGAGAGCTATTATTTTCATATATTCTTAAAGAAGTGGTGCAAGATTTTTTCAATCCTAAATCTAttccaaaacattttttacaaattaaaataattcaatTGAATAATAGCTGAAATGAAGAGCGTTACACTCGCATGAACAGTCCGTTGATCCAGGGCAACAGCGTGTGAACGTCAGCTATATATTTTCTTCAGACTCTGATTATCAGACTGCCGTTGTGTACATTCCACTGCAATTAATCGGTCACTTTTGGCACCAAGCCAGCCTTTAACTTGCCTATCTGTCATGGCCTTCTCTTGACTCACAGGTATGATGTCATTGTGTGAATAAAACAATAGTAAGCAGACACTCCCAGAGCAAATGAAATGCTACAAGTTGCACATTATATTGGAGCAGAGGGAGGAAGAGACCTGAGGCAGCCTCATTTTGTCTGCTCCAAGTTGCAAACCTCTAACCTTCAGGACAGTTAACCTGTGACCTGCCACCGTAGTGGATTCTTGTCAAACCCCTCCTCCATTATGGAACAGACAATGGGTTGTGGCACGGAATTAATTATAGATTAATTTAAACTGTACACAAAGTACCCTCCCAAAACAGAGTAGCCCTTAGCAACTGCATACAAATAAGTTGCTGGTTCCTTCTCTCTTTGTTTGATCCCTAGagctaaaaaagaaaaaacacaaaatcacaACCTTGAGAAATGCTTTTAGTTTagttaagtgtgtgtgtgtttgtggggggcaGCAAGACATAATCAGGTGACAGTCCCAGTTCAGTTTAATTCCTACCACCTGTACATTGTTTTGGCCTTTTTGTATTTGGGTCTGGCAGTAAACTGGGCCAGAGCCATAGACAGATCCAGAGAGAATGCATGAGTAGCAGgagtcctgttttttttccttccccatTATAGCCACCAAAATGCTGCTTTATAAGTCTCTTGAATTCCCTACTTTTGTTTCCATTTGATCCCCGAAAAGGGAGAAGCTCAAATAAAACTCCGCCCACTGCTTAAAGCTCTGAATCATGTTCTTTTCTCGCCCAAGCCAGTGCATTGTTTCCTGAGATCCAGGCAGGAAGTAAAATTACGTTGCAATTGTGCTACTGTACATGTCATTATCACCCACGGGCGTGCTGCTTTCTCAGATATAGCCTTCTCAGTTCTTTGGCACTGCGGCTCTTTCTGCAGCTCTAGCTGCGCAGTCCAAGCACATGAGCACATTTTTTCTTTGTTCTGCAGAGCAACCGGAAGTTCGGACCAG
This is a stretch of genomic DNA from Paramormyrops kingsleyae isolate MSU_618 chromosome 7, PKINGS_0.4, whole genome shotgun sequence. It encodes these proteins:
- the LOC111841817 gene encoding keratin, type I cytoskeletal 18-like, which codes for MTSVYSVQSLSAGCRPSFSSMSLRDNRLALSRAPATFSVRSLSMSGDLNNLGSHSLEAMQVGANDKEAMQGLNVRLAKYMEKVRSLEKANANLEEKIKQLMLERAPKGRDIESMMVKVHVIEQEVRKKTLENARIMLEIDNAKLAADDFRVKWEAEMALSQSVEADCLALRKAKADHEQIIATLKEDMKSLQDGLQFLKRNHEEEIAKLRAQLATDQVNVEVDANHGPDLGAILASLRSQYEGIVQKNKDDVDAWYKKKLETMQNEVQEGSEALRLAQNELNERRRFLQVLEVDLDSLRKQVAALEGNLGEVTHKNAVDMEQLQMTLSQLEDTLSHLRLDMQSNKTEYEQLLRIKQNLEMEIATYRRLLEGEEVVKEVPKKQPEVRTRKIVKVVTQTMVNGKVVDESSEVEHFEEKKK